A window of Hyalangium gracile contains these coding sequences:
- a CDS encoding cupin domain-containing protein: MLPLLGAAVLGIAAQAWAGEPAAAAPRHRVPTKDAPRYVIANGKGAATLLLNASTGAKEASVTLLELNQGAAVPEHVHESSAEILYIEEGAAEMMVDGKKLRVEKGDAVYIPPGAKHSAQVVSQETFRAVQVYAGPGPEQRFTQGPRADKKDAK, from the coding sequence ATGCTTCCCCTGTTGGGCGCCGCGGTGCTGGGCATCGCCGCGCAGGCCTGGGCCGGAGAGCCCGCCGCTGCGGCTCCTCGTCATCGCGTGCCCACGAAGGATGCGCCGCGCTACGTCATCGCGAACGGCAAGGGCGCGGCCACGCTGCTGCTCAATGCCTCCACGGGCGCCAAGGAAGCCTCGGTGACGCTGCTGGAGCTGAACCAGGGCGCGGCGGTGCCCGAGCACGTGCACGAGTCGAGCGCGGAGATCCTCTATATCGAGGAAGGCGCCGCGGAGATGATGGTGGACGGCAAGAAGCTGCGCGTGGAGAAGGGGGACGCGGTGTACATCCCCCCGGGCGCGAAGCACTCGGCGCAGGTGGTCTCCCAGGAGACGTTCCGCGCGGTGCAGGTGTACGCGGGGCCGGGCCCCGAGCAGCG